The genomic interval TGGCGGTCGCGCATGAGGAACCGGATCAGGCCCTTGTCGCGATCGCTCGCGTCCTCGCCCGCGGTGGCCAGGGTCTTCTCCCCCTGGGTCGAGACGCGGGCCGCGAAGACGACGTCGCCGTCCTGCGCCGCCGACCGCACCAGCTGGACGGTCATGTCGGACCGGAAGACGATGTCGCTCTCGCTGTCGCTCATGGTTCCCCAGGGTAGTCGAGCCGGAGGCCTCAGCGAGGCCGGGACATGGCGATGTCGCGGGCGCGCTGGGTGACGATCCCCTCCAGGTCGGGCGCGGTGTACGCGTCCTCCCCCACCCGGTGGCGCACGGCCGCGGCGAGCAGGTGGTCGGCGAGCGCCGGGTTCTTCGGGAGGACGGAGCCGTGCAGGTAGGTGCCGACGACCTCGCGGTGCACGGCGCCCTCGGTGCCGTCGGCCCCGTTGTTCCCGCCGGCGCGCGAGCCCTCCTGGCCGAAGGCGCGCACGGAGCCCAGCGCCGTGCAGTCCGCCCCGAGAGTGGTCAGCCCGGAGTGGTTCTCGTAGCCGACGACGGGTCCGAAGCGCTCGGTCTCGATGGTGAGGTTGCCGATCAGGCGGGTGGTGCTGCCGCGGGTCTCGACGTCCAGCAGGGAGATGCCGGTCAGCGGCTCGTCGGCCGTGTCGCCGGTCGCGGGCACGAACACGTGCCCGAACAGCTGGTAGGAGCCGCAGACGGCGAGCATGGGGACGTCCTGCTCGGCCCACTCGCGGATCGCGGGGCCGTGGGAGAGGAGGTCGGCGGCGATGCGCACCTGGCCGGAGTCCTGGCCGCCGCCCGCGACCACGAGGTCCACGTCCGCGGGGAGCCGGTCGCCGACCTCGTGGGCCAGCAGCTCGACCTCGAAGCCGCTCCACTGGGCCCGCCGGATCAGCGTGAGGGTGTTCCCCCAGTCGCCGTAGATGTTCATCTCGGAGGGGTAGAGCTGCAGGATCCGCAGCGCCGGGGCGTCCTCGCGCGCGGCCTGCCGGTGCGGCGTCGGGACGGGGGTGAGGTCCGGGCCGGTCCCCGCGCTGCGCGGGGCCGACGGGGCGGGGTGCTCGTTCGTGCTCACAGGACCGTCTCCACGTGGGTGATCCGCGAGAGCTGCGCGCGCACGGCGAGCATCGCGGTGTAGGTGCAGAAGATGCGCATCGGCCGGCCGCTCGCGCGGGCGGCGTCGATCAGAGACCGCAGGGCCGGCCCGAGGTCCGTCTCGACGCCATCGACGAGCACCTCGTCGTAGCGCAGGCGCAGGGCCATGTCGTAGGCGCGCACGCCGCTGACCACGTGCACGCCGCTCGCGCGCAGGGCGCTGAAGTCGACGTCCCAGAGCCAGGACATGTCGCGGCCGTCGGCGTACTCGTCGTTGATCGCGATCATGGTCTCCGCCGGGTCCGTGCCGGCGCTGAGCAAGCTCATCCGGAAGCCGGCGGGGTTCTTCACGAGGGCCAGCTCGAGGGGGACGCCGTCGACCTCGAGCATCTCGCCGCGGCCGAAGGCAGCGCGCACGTGCGCGAGGGCCCGCAGCAGGGCCGGGAGATCCGCGTCGGCCCCGAGCAGGGAGGAGGCGAGCGCCAGGGCGCCGGTGGCGTTGAGCATGTTGTGCACGCCGGGCAGCACGAACTCGACCTCGTGCTCCTCGCCGTCGACGAGGATGCGGGCGCTGCGCCCGTCGATGGCCTCGAGCCGCGTGGCGGGTGTCCGCGCGCCGTCGGCGGGGCCGGCGCCGAGGCCCGCGTCCTCGAGCATCGCGCCGCCGGCGTCCTCGCGGCGCAGGTCGTCGTCCGAGAGGAAGACGCGGCGCAGCCCCTCCCCGATGCCGAAGCGCTCGACGCGAGCGCCCAGGTCGTCGGTGAAGCGCGGCGCGGACAGGCGCGGGTCGTCGCCGTTGAGGACGACGAGCTCCGTGCTGGCCTTCGCGACGGTGTGCAGGAGGTCGGCGGTGTGGTCGATCTCCCCGAAGCGGTCGAGCTGGTCGCGCATGACGTTCAGCAGCAGGCTCGCGCGCGGACGCACCTGGCGCACGAAGTGCACGGCGTGGGCCTCGTCGAGCTCGAGCACGGCGATGTCGGCGGCGAGGCGGCCGCGGGCGTCGACCTCGGTGAGCAGGGCCGCCGCCACGCCGCGGACGAAGTTCGAGCCGGTGGGATTGGTGAACACCCGCAGGCCCTGGGAGCGCAGCAGCTCCACGAGGATCTTCGTGGTGGTCGTCTTCCCATTGGTGCCCGAGACGACGACCACGCCGAGCGGCAGCCCCTCGAGGGTGCGTGCGAGGAAGCCGGGGTCGATCCTCTCGACCACGAGACCGGGGAAGGCACTGCCGCCGCGGCCCCCGCCGCGGAGTCTGGCCAGGCGGCGCGCGGCACGGCCGGCGGCCACGGTGAGAGCGGAACGCATGCTCGGCATCGTACTGGAGCCGGCAGGCGGGGACGCCCTCAGCGGCGGACGACGCGCAGGTGTCCCTCGTGCACCTCGACGGCGACGTCGTCCAGGGAGGTCAGCAGCGCCTGGGCATGGGGCGCGAGCTCGTGCGCGAGGGTGGTCGTGGTCACCGCGATCGCCGGGCTCCCCGCGGCGCGGGCGGAGGCGAGGCCTCCCAGGGAGTCCTCGATCACTAGCGCCCGGGAGGGATCCGCGCCCAGGCGCTCGGCGCCGAGGACGTAGGGCTCCGGGTCCGGCTTGCCGCGGCTCACCTGGTCGGCGGTGACGAGGGTCTCCTCGGGGTAGGGCAGGTCGGTGATCGCCCAGCGGGCCTCGAACAGGCGCCGCGTGCAGGAGGTCACGATCGTCCAGGTGGGCCGGCCGAGCTGTTCGGCGGCGGACTGCAGCTCGCCGATCAGCCGGGCCGTGCCCGGGAGGATCGAGATCCGCTTGGCGTCCTCGACCTCCAGGTCCTCGACGCGCGCATGGGCCGCCTCGATCTCGTCGGCCGGCATGTCGGGGAAGACGTCGGCGAGCACCCCGCGGGCGGGCATGCCGTGGAGGGTG from Brachybacterium kimchii carries:
- a CDS encoding MurT ligase domain-containing protein, which produces MPSMRSALTVAAGRAARRLARLRGGGRGGSAFPGLVVERIDPGFLARTLEGLPLGVVVVSGTNGKTTTTKILVELLRSQGLRVFTNPTGSNFVRGVAAALLTEVDARGRLAADIAVLELDEAHAVHFVRQVRPRASLLLNVMRDQLDRFGEIDHTADLLHTVAKASTELVVLNGDDPRLSAPRFTDDLGARVERFGIGEGLRRVFLSDDDLRREDAGGAMLEDAGLGAGPADGARTPATRLEAIDGRSARILVDGEEHEVEFVLPGVHNMLNATGALALASSLLGADADLPALLRALAHVRAAFGRGEMLEVDGVPLELALVKNPAGFRMSLLSAGTDPAETMIAINDEYADGRDMSWLWDVDFSALRASGVHVVSGVRAYDMALRLRYDEVLVDGVETDLGPALRSLIDAARASGRPMRIFCTYTAMLAVRAQLSRITHVETVL
- a CDS encoding type 1 glutamine amidotransferase, encoding MRILQLYPSEMNIYGDWGNTLTLIRRAQWSGFEVELLAHEVGDRLPADVDLVVAGGGQDSGQVRIAADLLSHGPAIREWAEQDVPMLAVCGSYQLFGHVFVPATGDTADEPLTGISLLDVETRGSTTRLIGNLTIETERFGPVVGYENHSGLTTLGADCTALGSVRAFGQEGSRAGGNNGADGTEGAVHREVVGTYLHGSVLPKNPALADHLLAAAVRHRVGEDAYTAPDLEGIVTQRARDIAMSRPR
- a CDS encoding HAD-IA family hydrolase codes for the protein MNEASAAGAPGKGAQAPQDPFPLDVDALLLDMDGTLVDSGPSVERAWTKLFEEHGSNRTFDHTLHGMPARGVLADVFPDMPADEIEAAHARVEDLEVEDAKRISILPGTARLIGELQSAAEQLGRPTWTIVTSCTRRLFEARWAITDLPYPEETLVTADQVSRGKPDPEPYVLGAERLGADPSRALVIEDSLGGLASARAAGSPAIAVTTTTLAHELAPHAQALLTSLDDVAVEVHEGHLRVVRR